A DNA window from Staphylococcus warneri contains the following coding sequences:
- a CDS encoding betaine/proline/choline family ABC transporter ATP-binding protein (Members of the family are the ATP-binding subunit of ABC transporters for substrates such as betaine, L-proline or other amino acids, choline, carnitine, etc. The substrate specificity is best determined from the substrate-binding subunit, rather than this subunit, as it interacts with the permease subunit and not with substrate directly.) gives MLSIKNLTKIYSGNKKAVDNLTLDIESGEFIAFIGTSGSGKTTALRMINRMIEATDGQIQMNGKDVRNMNPVELRRSIGYVIQQIGLMPHMTIRENIVLVPKLLKWSKEKKDQKAEELIKLVDLPVEYLDRYPAELSGGQQQRIGVVRALAAEQDIILMDEPFGALDPITRDTLQDLVKELQQKLGKTFIFVTHDMDEAIKLADKICIMSKGKVVQFDTPDNILRNPANDFVKDFIGQNRLIQDRPNMKTVEGAMIKPITVHADDSLNDAVNIMREKRVDTIFVVNNHHKLLGFLDIEDINQGLRARKELIDTMQRDIYKVHIDSKLQDSVRTILKRNVRNIPVVDDDNILIGLITRANLVDIVYDSIWGEASDTQLTQPSDESVNSDIANSEHQAHQQNDASVTEEANKHETGDER, from the coding sequence ATGTTAAGCATTAAGAATTTAACCAAGATTTACTCTGGGAATAAAAAGGCAGTAGATAATTTAACGCTTGATATTGAATCAGGTGAATTTATCGCCTTTATTGGGACAAGTGGTAGCGGTAAAACCACTGCTTTAAGAATGATTAACCGAATGATTGAAGCAACAGATGGCCAAATTCAAATGAACGGCAAAGATGTACGTAATATGAACCCAGTTGAATTAAGAAGAAGTATTGGTTATGTCATTCAGCAAATTGGTTTGATGCCTCACATGACTATTAGAGAAAACATTGTACTTGTACCGAAATTACTAAAATGGTCTAAAGAAAAGAAAGACCAAAAGGCAGAAGAACTCATAAAACTTGTAGACCTACCAGTCGAATATTTAGACCGTTATCCGGCTGAACTATCTGGTGGTCAACAACAACGTATTGGGGTAGTAAGAGCCCTTGCGGCTGAACAAGACATCATCTTAATGGATGAACCATTTGGTGCGCTTGATCCAATTACACGAGATACATTGCAAGATTTAGTGAAAGAACTTCAACAAAAATTAGGTAAAACATTTATTTTTGTGACACATGATATGGATGAAGCTATTAAATTGGCCGATAAAATTTGTATTATGTCGAAAGGTAAAGTCGTACAATTCGATACACCTGACAATATTTTAAGAAATCCTGCAAATGATTTTGTAAAAGACTTTATTGGTCAGAATAGATTGATTCAAGATAGACCAAATATGAAAACGGTTGAAGGCGCAATGATTAAACCGATCACAGTACACGCAGATGATTCACTTAATGATGCGGTCAATATCATGAGAGAGAAACGTGTAGATACCATATTTGTTGTAAACAACCATCACAAATTATTAGGATTTTTAGACATAGAGGATATCAATCAAGGACTCCGTGCAAGAAAAGAACTGATTGATACGATGCAACGTGATATTTATAAAGTACATATCGATTCGAAATTACAAGACTCAGTACGTACAATTTTAAAACGTAATGTTAGAAATATTCCAGTTGTTGATGACGACAATATCCTCATTGGTTTGATTACACGTGCTAACTTAGTTGACATCGTTTATGACTCTATTTGGGGTGAAGCAAGCGACACACAACTAACTCAACCTTCTGACGAATCTGTTAATAGTGATATAGCAAATTCAGAACATCAAGCTCATCAACAAAATGATGCTAGTGTTACAGAAGAGGCGAATAAGCATGAAACGGGAGATGAGCGATAA
- a CDS encoding (S)-acetoin forming diacetyl reductase: MSQESKVSVVTGGAQGIGYQIVKRLFDDGFKVAIVDFNGEGAIQAAQSLTQDDSKVLAIKADVANRDDIFSAINQTVEHFGDFHVLVSNAGLGPMTPIDSITPEDFDKVYGVNVKGVLWGIQAAHAQFKQLGHGGKIINATSQAGVEGNAGLSLYSSSKFAVRGLTQVAARDLAHESITVNAFAPGIVQTPMMEGIAKKTAEEAGQPESWGWKQFTDQIALGKLSQPEDVSNVVSFLAGKDSDYITGQTIIVDGGMRFH; the protein is encoded by the coding sequence ATGAGTCAAGAAAGCAAAGTATCAGTTGTAACAGGCGGTGCACAAGGCATTGGGTATCAAATCGTTAAACGTTTATTTGATGATGGATTCAAAGTTGCCATTGTGGATTTCAACGGAGAAGGCGCAATTCAAGCGGCACAATCTTTAACACAAGATGACTCAAAGGTTTTAGCCATTAAAGCTGATGTAGCCAATCGTGATGATATATTTAGTGCTATAAATCAAACAGTTGAACATTTTGGTGATTTCCATGTTTTAGTGAGCAATGCTGGTTTAGGACCCATGACACCGATTGATTCCATTACTCCTGAAGACTTTGACAAAGTATATGGCGTCAATGTCAAAGGTGTTTTATGGGGGATTCAAGCCGCACATGCACAATTCAAACAATTAGGTCATGGCGGAAAAATTATTAATGCTACGTCTCAAGCTGGCGTAGAAGGTAATGCAGGCTTATCACTTTATAGTAGTAGTAAATTTGCTGTGCGAGGTTTAACTCAAGTTGCTGCACGTGATCTAGCACATGAATCTATTACAGTAAATGCATTTGCGCCTGGTATTGTTCAAACACCAATGATGGAAGGTATTGCTAAGAAAACTGCTGAAGAAGCTGGACAACCTGAATCTTGGGGTTGGAAACAATTTACAGATCAAATCGCTTTAGGCAAACTTTCACAACCTGAAGATGTATCAAATGTTGTTAGTTTCTTAGCTGGCAAAGATTCAGATTATATTACTGGCCAAACGATTATTGTTGATGGTGGGATGAGATTCCATTAA
- a CDS encoding ABC transporter permease, with amino-acid sequence MKGNLFQSIIEYYSLNFGYLMELFFKHLLMSVYGVLFACIIGIPIGIVIARYKKLAWPIITIANIIQTVPAIAMLAILMLAMGLGPTTVVVTVFLYSLLPIIKNTYTGIVDVDENIKDAGKGMGMTRNQVLRMIELPLSLSVIIGGIRIALVVAIGIVAIGSFIGAPTLGDIIIRGTNSTDGTTFILAGAIPIALIAILIDLGLRFLEKRLDPTRKNKKKLEHQPQQIK; translated from the coding sequence ATGAAAGGTAATTTATTCCAATCTATTATTGAATATTACTCATTAAACTTTGGCTACCTAATGGAACTATTCTTTAAACATTTACTTATGTCAGTATATGGTGTGCTCTTTGCATGTATCATTGGGATACCGATTGGTATTGTCATTGCACGATATAAAAAATTAGCATGGCCAATCATCACGATTGCTAATATCATTCAAACTGTTCCAGCCATTGCCATGTTGGCCATTTTAATGTTAGCGATGGGACTTGGTCCAACTACAGTAGTTGTTACCGTATTCTTATATTCATTATTACCAATTATTAAGAATACGTACACGGGCATTGTAGATGTAGATGAGAATATTAAAGATGCTGGTAAAGGCATGGGTATGACGAGAAACCAAGTTTTACGTATGATTGAATTACCACTATCTCTTTCAGTCATCATTGGTGGTATACGTATTGCGCTCGTTGTAGCAATTGGAATTGTGGCAATTGGTTCATTTATCGGAGCGCCAACGCTTGGTGATATTATCATCCGAGGTACCAATTCAACAGACGGTACGACTTTCATCCTTGCAGGGGCAATCCCTATTGCATTAATAGCCATTTTAATTGATTTAGGTTTAAGATTTTTAGAAAAACGATTAGATCCTACTCGTAAAAATAAAAAGAAATTGGAACATCAACCACAACAAATCAAATAA
- a CDS encoding YdeI/OmpD-associated family protein: MVEKNNNLEVEKFLKKDSQWKEEYNYLRELIVDFDELDEDYKWMHPCYTINNKNVVLIHGFKTYVALLFFKGALIEDSKNTLIRQTKNVQAARQLRFTTLEEIQSRKEEIIDYVKQAIDIEKSGKQVELKKTEDFEVPEELQQQFDAMPELKEAFDQLTPGRQRQYLHHIGDAKRADTRQKRVDKYINHILEGKGMHDK; the protein is encoded by the coding sequence ATGGTAGAGAAAAATAACAATTTGGAAGTAGAAAAATTTTTGAAAAAAGATAGTCAATGGAAAGAAGAATATAACTATTTAAGAGAACTTATAGTTGATTTTGACGAGTTGGACGAAGATTATAAATGGATGCACCCTTGTTACACTATTAATAATAAAAATGTGGTTCTTATTCATGGTTTTAAAACGTATGTAGCACTTTTATTCTTTAAAGGTGCACTTATTGAAGATTCTAAAAATACTTTAATTAGACAAACTAAAAATGTACAAGCCGCAAGACAGCTACGATTTACAACTTTAGAGGAAATTCAATCACGTAAAGAAGAAATTATTGATTATGTGAAACAAGCTATTGACATTGAAAAGTCTGGTAAACAAGTTGAATTAAAGAAAACAGAAGATTTTGAGGTGCCAGAGGAATTACAACAACAATTCGATGCGATGCCAGAATTAAAAGAAGCGTTCGATCAATTAACACCTGGAAGACAACGTCAATACTTGCATCATATTGGTGATGCCAAACGAGCAGATACCAGACAAAAAAGAGTGGACAAATATATTAATCACATTTTAGAAGGAAAAGGTATGCATGACAAATAG
- the lrgA gene encoding antiholin-like murein hydrolase modulator LrgA, with product MANSPSQSERVQHTSGRVYHFFQQALTLAVILFISKIIEAVMPIPMPASVIGLVLLFIALCTGIVKLEQVESVGTALTNNISFLFVPAGISVINSLPILSKSPILIILLIIISTIFLLVCTGYASQLLVTKSLFPSKEKNEETSRIGG from the coding sequence ATGGCTAACTCACCTTCTCAAAGTGAACGAGTTCAACATACATCTGGAAGAGTGTATCATTTCTTCCAACAGGCTTTAACACTTGCAGTTATTTTATTTATTTCCAAGATCATTGAAGCAGTCATGCCTATCCCAATGCCCGCTTCAGTAATCGGTTTAGTTTTATTATTTATAGCTTTATGTACTGGCATTGTTAAATTGGAACAGGTTGAATCCGTAGGAACTGCTTTAACGAATAACATCAGTTTCTTATTCGTTCCAGCTGGGATTTCAGTTATCAATTCATTACCGATTTTAAGTAAAAGTCCAATACTGATTATCTTACTTATTATTATTTCAACTATTTTCTTATTAGTATGTACTGGTTATGCATCTCAGTTACTTGTGACTAAATCACTATTCCCAAGTAAAGAGAAAAATGAAGAAACTAGTCGTATAGGAGGTTAA
- a CDS encoding MFS transporter, giving the protein MNKASREFEGDNRLLLGIILGVITFWLFAQTLVNLVVPLQSTYQSDIGTINIAVSLTALMSGLFIVGAGDFADKFGRVKVTYIGLILNIIGSLLIIITPFTPFLIAGRIFQGLSAACIMPATLAIINQYYIGTARQRALSYWSIGSWGGSGICTLFGGLMSTHFGWRTIFIVSIVLTLLSMYLIKHTPETKAEPVITENGEKKKFDIVGLMILIICMLSINVIITQTSKLGLFSPIILSLIVVFIVSLIGFIIYENKIKYPLVDFSLFSNKGYSGATVSNFMLNGVAGGTLIVVNTYYQQQLDFNESQTGMISLTYLIAVLIMIRVGEKILQALGPKRPLLMGSGITALGLVLLSLTFLPEPWYITSSVIGYLLFGTGLGIYATPSTDTAVAQAPDEKVGVASGVYKMASSLGNAFGVAISGTIYGVFASQMNMELGGFMGVILNAVIAIIAFFAILLLVPKKARNL; this is encoded by the coding sequence ATGAACAAAGCTTCAAGAGAATTTGAAGGAGATAATAGGCTTCTTCTTGGTATCATTTTAGGTGTGATTACCTTTTGGTTATTCGCACAAACACTTGTGAATCTAGTTGTCCCTTTGCAATCTACATATCAAAGTGATATCGGTACGATTAACATAGCAGTCAGTCTTACAGCTTTAATGTCAGGCTTATTTATTGTAGGTGCCGGTGACTTTGCGGACAAATTTGGTCGTGTGAAAGTCACATATATTGGATTAATTTTAAATATTATTGGTTCTTTGTTAATTATTATCACGCCATTTACACCATTTTTAATTGCTGGAAGAATATTCCAAGGGTTGTCTGCTGCATGTATTATGCCAGCAACACTAGCTATTATTAACCAATATTATATTGGTACAGCGAGACAAAGAGCGTTAAGTTATTGGTCAATTGGATCATGGGGTGGTAGTGGTATTTGTACACTCTTTGGTGGCTTAATGTCAACGCACTTTGGTTGGAGAACCATCTTCATCGTTTCTATTGTATTAACATTATTATCAATGTATTTAATTAAACATACACCTGAAACAAAAGCTGAACCAGTTATCACTGAAAATGGTGAGAAAAAGAAATTCGATATTGTTGGCTTAATGATCTTGATTATTTGTATGTTAAGTATCAACGTGATTATTACGCAAACATCTAAACTAGGCTTATTCTCACCCATTATTTTAAGTCTAATCGTGGTTTTCATTGTTTCACTTATCGGCTTTATTATCTATGAAAATAAGATTAAATATCCTTTAGTAGATTTTAGTTTGTTCTCAAATAAAGGATATAGTGGTGCAACAGTTTCTAACTTTATGTTGAATGGTGTTGCAGGTGGGACACTCATTGTTGTTAATACCTACTATCAACAACAATTAGATTTTAATGAATCACAAACAGGTATGATTTCATTAACTTATTTGATAGCAGTATTAATTATGATTCGTGTAGGTGAAAAAATACTACAAGCACTTGGTCCTAAACGTCCGTTATTAATGGGTAGCGGAATTACTGCACTTGGTTTAGTATTACTGTCATTAACGTTTTTACCAGAACCTTGGTATATTACGTCTAGTGTCATTGGTTATTTATTATTTGGTACTGGCCTAGGTATCTATGCCACTCCATCTACAGATACAGCTGTAGCACAAGCGCCTGACGAAAAAGTGGGTGTTGCTTCAGGTGTTTATAAAATGGCATCATCTTTAGGTAATGCATTTGGTGTTGCTATTTCAGGAACAATATATGGTGTGTTTGCATCACAAATGAATATGGAATTAGGCGGCTTTATGGGTGTGATTTTAAATGCGGTCATTGCCATCATTGCATTCTTCGCCATTTTATTATTAGTTCCAAAGAAAGCAAGAAATTTATAA
- a CDS encoding NAD-dependent epimerase/dehydratase family protein has protein sequence MSKIFVTGATGLIGTKLTKRLLEEGHDVAGFTTSENGKHKLESANVKAYVGDILKYDTIESAIADFQPEIIINQITDLKNVDMAANTKVRVEGSKNLIDAAQKYNVKKVIAQSIGFMYEAGEGLATEETPLDLESSGDRKVTVDGVIGLEEETSRMDEYVVLRFGWLYGPGTWYGKDGMIYNQFVDGNVTLSDGVTSFVHLDDAVETSIQALNFDNGIYNVADDEPVKGSDFAEWYKQQLNVDPEINIQPAQPFERGITNDKFKAQGGKLIYSTWKDGMNPIK, from the coding sequence ATGAGTAAAATATTTGTAACTGGTGCAACTGGTTTAATCGGTACCAAATTAACAAAAAGATTATTAGAAGAAGGTCACGATGTAGCTGGCTTTACAACATCTGAAAATGGTAAACATAAATTAGAATCAGCAAATGTCAAAGCGTATGTCGGAGATATTTTGAAATACGATACGATTGAATCAGCAATTGCGGATTTCCAACCAGAGATTATTATTAATCAAATTACAGATTTAAAAAATGTAGATATGGCAGCCAATACTAAAGTTCGTGTCGAAGGTTCTAAAAACTTAATCGATGCAGCTCAGAAATACAATGTTAAAAAAGTCATCGCACAAAGTATAGGCTTTATGTACGAAGCAGGGGAAGGCCTTGCTACAGAAGAAACACCATTAGATTTAGAATCAAGTGGTGACCGTAAAGTAACAGTTGATGGTGTAATTGGACTTGAGGAAGAAACATCTCGTATGGATGAATATGTTGTATTAAGATTTGGTTGGTTATACGGACCTGGTACATGGTACGGTAAAGATGGTATGATATACAATCAATTCGTAGATGGTAACGTTACATTATCAGATGGTGTTACATCATTTGTACATCTAGATGATGCAGTTGAAACGTCAATTCAAGCTTTAAACTTTGATAATGGTATTTATAACGTGGCAGATGACGAGCCTGTTAAAGGATCAGATTTTGCAGAATGGTATAAACAACAATTAAATGTTGATCCAGAAATTAACATTCAACCTGCACAACCATTTGAACGTGGTATTACTAACGATAAGTTCAAAGCACAAGGTGGTAAATTAATTTACTCAACTTGGAAAGATGGAATGAACCCAATTAAATAG
- a CDS encoding osmoprotectant ABC transporter substrate-binding protein → MKKHIKYTVILIALSLLVLSGCSLPGLGDGNSKNDVKITTTETSETKIIANMEKLMIEHETKGKIKPTIIGNLGSSIIQHNALQRGDVNMSAVRYTGTELTSVLDAKPTKDPKKAMAESQRLFKKKYDQKYYNSLGFANTYAFMVTKETAKKYHLEKVSDLEKHKDELRLGMDTQWMNRAGDGYPAFVKDYGFKFASARPMQIGLVYDALKNKKLDVAVGYSTDGRIAAYDLKILKDDLKFFPPYDGSPLATEKVIKDNPKIDTALKKLEGKVSTKEMQKLNYEADGKGKEPAIIAEEYLKKHNYFENDKNSKKGGQ, encoded by the coding sequence ATGAAGAAACATATCAAATATACAGTGATTCTTATTGCGTTGTCCCTCTTAGTATTATCTGGGTGTAGTTTGCCAGGTTTAGGGGACGGCAATTCAAAGAATGATGTAAAAATTACAACAACTGAGACGAGTGAAACTAAAATCATTGCTAATATGGAAAAATTAATGATTGAACATGAAACTAAAGGCAAAATTAAACCTACAATTATAGGTAACTTAGGTTCTAGTATTATTCAACATAACGCATTACAGCGCGGTGACGTCAATATGTCTGCGGTAAGATACACAGGTACCGAATTAACAAGTGTATTGGATGCCAAACCGACGAAAGATCCTAAAAAAGCCATGGCAGAGTCACAAAGACTATTTAAGAAAAAATATGATCAAAAGTATTATAATTCATTAGGTTTTGCGAATACGTATGCGTTTATGGTGACAAAAGAAACAGCTAAGAAATATCACTTAGAAAAAGTATCAGACTTAGAAAAACATAAAGACGAATTACGATTAGGTATGGATACGCAATGGATGAATAGAGCAGGCGATGGCTATCCAGCATTCGTTAAAGATTATGGATTCAAATTTGCTAGTGCACGACCAATGCAAATTGGACTAGTATATGATGCACTGAAAAATAAAAAATTAGATGTTGCTGTAGGATATTCTACTGATGGTCGTATTGCAGCATATGATTTAAAAATCTTAAAAGATGATCTTAAATTCTTCCCACCATATGATGGTAGTCCACTAGCGACTGAAAAAGTGATTAAAGATAATCCGAAAATTGATACGGCCTTGAAAAAGTTAGAAGGTAAAGTGTCAACAAAAGAAATGCAGAAATTAAATTACGAAGCAGATGGTAAAGGTAAAGAACCAGCTATCATTGCTGAAGAATACTTGAAAAAACATAACTATTTCGAAAACGACAAAAATAGTAAGAAAGGTGGTCAATAA
- the lrgB gene encoding antiholin-like protein LrgB translates to MADYLGINTPYFGILLSLIPFVIATYFYKKTNGFFLLAPLFVSMVVGIAFLKLTGISYQSYKIGGDIIYFFLEPATISFAIPLYKKRDVLKKYWLQIFGGIALGTVVALILIYLVASLFQFGNQIVASMLPQAATTAIALPVSEGIGGVKELTSLAVILNAVVISALGTKIVQWFKITNPIARGLALGSSGHTLGVAAAKDLGETEESMGSIAVVIVGVIVVAIVPILAPILLG, encoded by the coding sequence ATGGCGGACTATTTAGGTATTAATACACCCTATTTCGGTATTTTATTATCATTAATCCCATTTGTTATAGCTACATATTTTTATAAAAAGACAAATGGCTTTTTCTTACTTGCACCTTTATTTGTAAGTATGGTTGTAGGTATTGCTTTCTTAAAATTAACAGGTATTAGCTATCAAAGTTACAAAATCGGTGGCGACATTATATATTTCTTCTTAGAGCCAGCGACAATCAGTTTTGCTATACCTTTATATAAAAAACGTGATGTGTTAAAAAAATATTGGTTACAAATATTCGGTGGTATCGCATTAGGTACAGTTGTAGCTTTAATATTAATTTACTTAGTTGCTTCATTATTCCAATTTGGTAATCAAATTGTTGCATCAATGTTACCTCAAGCTGCTACAACAGCGATTGCTTTACCAGTATCTGAAGGTATCGGTGGAGTAAAAGAGTTAACATCATTAGCTGTTATTCTTAATGCTGTTGTTATCTCTGCGCTCGGTACTAAGATTGTACAATGGTTTAAAATTACCAATCCAATTGCACGTGGTTTAGCGTTAGGTTCTAGTGGTCATACACTAGGTGTTGCAGCCGCAAAAGATTTAGGTGAAACTGAAGAATCAATGGGTAGTATTGCCGTTGTTATCGTTGGTGTCATCGTCGTCGCAATTGTGCCAATATTAGCACCTATTTTATTAGGTTAA
- a CDS encoding DUF1440 domain-containing protein has protein sequence MSISYKKVIMTGLVGGFLGGAVKMGWEALLPPRTPERDEEPPPMTMLHQLDLPENVKHASYHYNGNEIPLTIMGVHYGFSIANALGYALLAEKCPQVKVLRGSIFGVLVNIAFHEYLLPKLSLTPKVEDLPKEERFSELLGHIIWMNTIDFVHSSSK, from the coding sequence ATGTCTATATCATACAAGAAAGTAATTATGACTGGTCTGGTTGGTGGCTTCTTAGGAGGCGCTGTTAAAATGGGTTGGGAAGCATTATTACCACCTAGAACGCCAGAGCGTGATGAAGAGCCACCACCAATGACAATGCTTCATCAATTAGATTTACCGGAGAATGTTAAACATGCAAGTTATCATTATAACGGTAATGAGATTCCACTCACAATAATGGGTGTTCATTATGGATTTTCTATAGCGAATGCATTAGGATATGCACTACTTGCAGAAAAATGTCCTCAAGTAAAAGTATTAAGAGGAAGTATTTTTGGTGTGTTAGTAAACATAGCCTTTCATGAATACCTACTACCAAAATTATCATTAACACCTAAAGTAGAAGATTTACCTAAAGAAGAAAGGTTTTCAGAATTGCTTGGGCATATTATTTGGATGAATACGATAGATTTTGTACACTCGTCTAGCAAGTAA
- a CDS encoding GNAT family N-acetyltransferase, protein MIVNELENTVVKKYMNLLLLADPEKQAIEQYINQCQVYLLSDHHQSQTLAIAAVEKLSDAEIELKNIAVHPLYRRKGQGTYLMTWLFNKYRNMTMYVGTSDTESTLNFYYRLGFEDYDIRKNFFISQYEQPIYDNGKLLKDMKILKKDL, encoded by the coding sequence ATGATCGTTAATGAATTAGAAAATACGGTGGTCAAAAAATATATGAATTTACTATTATTAGCAGATCCTGAAAAACAGGCAATAGAACAATATATTAATCAATGTCAGGTCTATTTACTTAGTGATCATCACCAATCCCAAACACTAGCTATTGCAGCAGTAGAAAAATTATCTGATGCAGAGATAGAGCTGAAAAACATTGCTGTTCATCCTTTATATCGCAGAAAAGGACAAGGTACTTACCTAATGACATGGTTATTTAATAAATATCGAAACATGACAATGTATGTTGGTACTAGTGACACTGAAAGTACGCTCAACTTTTATTATCGATTAGGCTTTGAAGACTATGATATTAGAAAAAATTTCTTTATTAGCCAATATGAACAGCCTATTTATGACAATGGAAAATTGCTCAAAGACATGAAAATACTTAAAAAGGATTTATAA
- a CDS encoding 2-dehydropantoate 2-reductase — translation MKIAIAGSGALGSGFGAKLFQNGYDVTLIDSWESHVKAIQTNGLHIDINGEHCHLEIPMYDSRDIPEDVLYDVVFLFPKSMQLKEVLDYIQTHINQSTIVVCTMNGLKHERLIEQYVELPQIVRGVTTWTAGIESPGYTHLMGSGPVEVGALVTEGTDNVKTIVDILNQAELNGVLSDDLHQSIWKKICVNGTANALCTILECNLATLNQSDDAKNLIYKITQEIVHVATIDDVHLNLDEVFEYLIDLNDKVGPHYPSMYQDLINNHRKTEIDYINGAVARLGMEHHIDAPVNHFVANMIHAKEQQLDAQ, via the coding sequence ATGAAGATAGCTATTGCAGGTTCAGGTGCATTAGGAAGTGGATTTGGTGCTAAATTATTCCAAAATGGATATGATGTAACGCTAATAGACAGTTGGGAATCACATGTTAAGGCAATTCAAACGAATGGATTACACATAGATATTAATGGTGAACATTGTCATTTAGAAATACCAATGTATGATTCTAGAGACATACCTGAAGATGTGTTATATGATGTTGTATTTTTATTTCCAAAATCAATGCAGCTTAAAGAGGTGTTAGATTATATACAAACACATATAAATCAATCAACCATCGTAGTATGTACGATGAATGGGCTAAAACATGAGCGTTTGATTGAGCAATATGTCGAATTACCACAAATTGTGAGAGGTGTAACAACTTGGACAGCAGGTATCGAAAGTCCAGGTTATACGCATCTAATGGGTAGTGGCCCAGTTGAAGTAGGTGCATTAGTTACAGAGGGTACTGATAACGTAAAAACAATCGTAGACATTTTGAATCAGGCAGAGCTAAATGGTGTATTGAGTGATGATTTACATCAATCTATATGGAAGAAAATTTGTGTGAATGGGACAGCCAATGCACTATGTACAATTTTAGAATGTAATTTAGCAACGTTAAATCAAAGCGATGATGCTAAAAACCTTATTTATAAAATTACCCAGGAAATTGTGCACGTAGCAACGATTGATGATGTACATTTGAACTTAGATGAAGTGTTTGAATATCTCATCGACTTAAATGATAAAGTAGGTCCACATTATCCTTCGATGTACCAAGATTTAATAAACAATCATCGTAAAACTGAAATTGACTATATTAATGGTGCGGTTGCTCGTTTGGGAATGGAACACCATATCGATGCACCAGTCAATCATTTCGTAGCTAATATGATTCATGCTAAAGAACAACAATTAGATGCACAATAA
- a CDS encoding ABC transporter permease, with amino-acid sequence MKAFLNEYGSQLVSKTIEHFYISIIALLIAIVVAVPVGILLSRTTKTANVVLTIAGVLQTIPTLAVLAIMIPIFGVGKTPAIVALFIYVLLPILNNTVLGVKNIDKNVIQAGQSMGMTQFQLMKDVQMPLALPMIISGIRLSSVYVISWATLASYVGAGGLGDLVFNGLNLYQPPMIISAAILVTLLALIVDFLLSLVEKWAVPKGLKVSR; translated from the coding sequence ATGAAAGCATTCTTGAATGAATATGGAAGTCAGCTCGTATCTAAGACGATTGAACATTTCTATATTTCTATCATTGCTTTACTGATTGCAATCGTCGTAGCTGTTCCGGTAGGCATCCTATTGTCTAGAACAACGAAAACGGCCAATGTAGTTTTAACTATTGCGGGTGTTTTACAAACTATTCCAACATTAGCAGTATTAGCTATTATGATACCTATCTTTGGTGTAGGGAAGACACCAGCGATTGTGGCGTTGTTTATCTATGTTTTATTACCAATATTAAATAATACGGTACTCGGCGTGAAAAACATTGATAAAAATGTAATACAAGCTGGACAAAGTATGGGAATGACACAATTTCAATTAATGAAAGATGTTCAAATGCCATTGGCGTTACCTATGATTATTAGTGGTATACGCCTTTCAAGTGTATATGTTATTAGTTGGGCTACATTAGCGAGTTATGTCGGCGCAGGTGGTCTTGGTGATTTAGTATTTAACGGATTGAATTTATATCAACCACCAATGATTATTAGTGCAGCAATATTAGTTACGTTACTAGCACTAATTGTCGACTTTTTATTATCATTAGTTGAAAAATGGGCAGTACCTAAAGGTTTAAAAGTATCTAGATAA